The sequence ACGAGACTAAGGCCGCGCCGGATAAGCCCAAGCGGGCCTCCCGGCGCAGGACCCCAAAGAAGAAGGCGGCGGAGACCACGCCCACGCCCGCGCCCGCCCCGTCACGGGTGAGCAAGGAGATACTGGTCAACGCCGGCGACCTCGAGACGCGGGTAGCGATACTCGAGGACGGCCAGCTGGCGGAGCTCTACCTCGAGCGCGAGCCGCGCATCGTCGGCAACATCTACCAGGGCAAGATCGTCAACGTCGTGCGCGGGATGGATGCCGCGTTCGCCGACATCGGCACCGAGCGCCACGCCTTCCTGAGCGTTGACGACGTGATCTTGCGGCAGGCGGAGGAAGAGATCGGGCCCGCGAGCGCGCGCGCGCGGGCGACCATCGTCGAGATGCTGAAGCCGGGGCAGGAGCTGCTGCTGCAGGTGGTGCGGGCCTCAATGGGCTCGAAGGGGCCGCGCGTGACCACGCGCCTGGCCCTGCCGGGCCGCTACCTGGTGCTGCTGATGGGCGATGGCAACTATGTCGGCGTCTCGCGCAAGATCGAAAAGGAAGCCGAGCGCGTGCGCCTGCGCGGCATCGCCGAGCGCATCCGCCCCCAGAACAACGGGCTCATCGTGCGCACCGAGGCCGAGGGCCGGGACCTGCGGGTGCTGCGCAAGGACGCGGAGTACCTCACGCAGGTCGCGCAGCGCATCCACGCCCGGGCCAAGGACGCCAAGGCCCCGGCGCTGCTGCACGAGGACCTGCCGCTCATCAGCCGCATCATCCGCGACACCGTCAGCCGTCAGGTCAAGCGCATCGTCGTGGATTCACCGGAGGTGCACGCGGACGTGCTCGAACTGGTCGAGTTCACCGCGCCGCAACTCAAGCAGCGCGTGACTCTGCACGCCGACAAGCTGCCCCTGTTCACCGCGCACGGCCTCGAGGACGAAATCGAGCGCCTGCTGCGCCGCCGCGTGTGGCTCAGCGGGGGCGGCTACATCAGCATTGACGAGACCGAGGCGCTGACCACGATTGACGTCAACAGCGGACGCCTGACCGCCACCGGCGGCCTCGACGAGACGATTCTGCGCACCAACTTGCAGGCGGCCGACGAGGTGGGGCGCCAGTTGCGGCTGCGCGACCTCGGCGGCATCATCGTCATTGACTTCATTGACATGGACAAGGCCAAACACCGCATGCGCGTGACCCAGGCTTTCGAGGGCAGCCTTGGCCGCGACCGCGCCAAGACCAAGGTCCTGCATCTGAGCCCGCTGGGGCTGGTGGAGATGACGCGCAAGCGCACCACCGGCAGCCTCGCGCGCATCATGACCCAGGACTGCCCGCACTGCGGTGGCACCGGGCGCCTGCGCTCCCCCTTGACCGTGGCCCTCGGTATTGAGCGCGAGCTCGCCCGCCGCGCGGTTCAGGAACCCGCCGACGCCTTCATCGTCCGCGCCCACCGCGACGTCGCTGTCATCCTCGTCGGCTACGGCGGCGAGCGCGCGCAGCAAACGGAGAAGACGCTTGCGCGTCCGGTCTATGTGCGCCTCGCCCCGGCAGACCATGTCGAGCATTATGACCTCGCGTCGGCCGATGCGCGCCACGTCGCCGCGCAGATCTCGACCCTCAAGCCGGAGGAGGTGGTTACCGCTCGCATCATCTCCCAGGATGTCGCACTCGGCGATCTCGCCCTCGCCGAGGCCAATGGCTACCTCATCGGTATCGAGACCGACAAGCAGATAGAGGCGGCCGAGGTCGAGGTGCGCGTCAAGGAGGTGAAGAACTCTTTCGCCATCGCCGAGCCGGCGGCCAAGCCCCCCGCCAAGAAACGATCCGCACGCCGTCGCGGCTCGCGCGGCGGTCGGCGCCACAAGGGGAAGGCCAAGACGACGGCGGAGTAGGGTACGCCTCGCTGCGGCTGATCTCTTCAGCGACTACATAGGGGTGCGCGTGACAGGGGAGGCGCCGCTACCGCGCGCGGTAGCAGATGTGCTTCTCGAAGTCATTCTGACTCCGGCCGTCCCACCCGCGCCCATCGAGCGACCACACCAGGCTCCACGGAGCAGCATCGCTGAGGGCCGCGCGTTCAGCCTTGGAGCCGTAGCCGAGCACCATGACGGCGCTCGCGCCGGGGTGGTCGCGGCTCACGCGTTCAGCCAGGCTCACCAACGAGGTCTCGATCTGCGCCTGCGCCGCCCGCTCGGGGACAACGGCGTAAGCGATGGCGCGGGCGCGCCCGTTGGCGCTCGCATCGCAGGTCTCGATCACCGAACCGAGCGGGATGACGCTGCTTACGACGGACACCCCGGAATCGCGCCCGGCGATTTCGGCCACGGACGGGACGCCGGCGCTGCCGGCGCCGTTCTCCGCGAGGTGGAAAGCCACCGCGAGCACGACGGCGATGGCCAGCAGAGCCCCGCCGATGCTGGAAAGCCTGGTCCTGGCGTGACGCACGATGTTATCTCCATTCTCCGCTGCGAGAAAACGGCTGCCTCCTGCATCTCCCGGTCACGGCTCGAAGTGCTGACCGACGCTATTCGTCCGCGGCCGCGGGGCCGAAATGGTGCTGGGGCTAAGACCGGGGATAAGGAGCTGACGCGCGTGCGGGGAGCGAACAACCCGTACTTGTACTGGTTCAGCTAAGCTTGTCGGTGTGGGATACTTAATTCGACACCTCTGCCCGGGAATCCTTCTTTGCCGGCGGGGTCGCGTGCCGATCCCGTTGGCGCGCACTCGGGCGGCGGGATCTCGTGCCAGCGGCAGGGATCTCTGCTCCAGGCAGCGCAACGCCGATTCCCCCCGCAGCAGGTGGAGTTCCGGCGCCACCTGCGACCCCCCGACCAGACGGGCCCCACAGGATGCGCCGCGACGCCGGATTGCAGACGAGCGTCGCGGCGCACGCAGCCGCCGTGTTCACGCACGTACATCAGGTGATCTCGACGTCCTCGCCTTCCTTGGTGCGGGTGATGGTCGCCAGCTGGCGCCGGAAGTCGTCCATCGTGCTCTCGCTCCTGCTGGACTCCCGGATGTGGGTGACGCCGGCGCGCTCGGCGACGGAGAAGAACTCCTCGGCAGCCTGGCGGTACCAGTCGCCCAGCGGCAGGCGCCGGTCTTCCGCACTTACCAGCGCGTGAACTCGCGCCGCCAGCCAGAGCTTGACGTAGTCCAGCGACAGCCGCGCCGCCTGTACGCGCAGCCGGCGCTCCGGGTCGTCGGCGACCAGCCGCTCCGCTTCGTCGAAGAGCCGGGCCGCGCGCGCCAGGAGCTCCGGGGTCAGGTAAGAGGCCTCGACGGCCTGCACGAAAGAGCTCAGATGAAGACGAACCAAGTCGTCGGCCTCGATCTCCCGCTCGAGCGAGTCCAGGTACGCGCGGATCGGCTGAGCGGCGGCGCCGAAGTAGGCGGCGAGGAACTCGTCCACCGCCCGCTCCTCGTTGCAGTCCGGATTCCACATCAGCTTGGCCAGCACGTAGGCTTTCAGTGGGGACAAATCGCTGTGCGGGGAATCACCGCTGCCTTGCGCGAAGATGCCGCGCACGCCGTGGTTGACGAAGAACCTGATGTTCGGTCCCAGCCTGCCCAGGTTGGCAAAGGGCAGCAGGTAATGGCGGAAATTGACCACGTAGTCCCAGACGTAGATGCGTTGGGTGAGCTCGAACCAGTGGCGGAGATCTTCGCGCAGCGGGGCATTCTGTTCACACTTCTCGTTGGCGAAGGCATGGCTGCGGCAGCACTGGTTGGTGCACATGCGGACGATCACGTTGGGCCGGGGCTTAAGCGTTTTCGGCGGCCTCTGGCTGTACCAGTAGGCGAGCGTACTGACCGCCACCCCCGGATGCTCGTCCGCGATCGCCTCAGCGATGCGATTGACGAAATAGATGATGGGCGCCGAATGCGCTCCTCCCTCGCGCGCCTCCAGGGCCGCGCAGTCGTTACACTCGCACCAGCCGCCGGCACCGTCGTTTTGCATTACGGAGATGACGGTCGCCTGGGGGTGCTCGCGAAGCCACGCCTTGGCGATCTTGATCGCCTCCTGGATCAGACCCTCGTTGGTCAGGCACAGTTGGGCGCGTTGGAACCTGCCGATATGGGTGCGTTCACCGTCTACCTGCGAGAACCACTCCGGATGCGACGCGAAGTACTTGTCGGGCGGAATGAGCAAGTAGAACAGGGCGTACGGCCAAGGAGGTTCAGCCTTCGCGCCATGCTCCTTGGTCACCGCGCGCCCGGTGTTGACCCGGTTGCGCGCGGCCCAGTCGGCATCGAAAGCATGCTGGAAGTAGACGTCGCGTCCTTCCAGCACCGGAATCTGCCGGTCGCTGATGTCGCCGACCTCCAGGCGCTCCAGCTTGGGAATGCGGCTGACCTCGGGCGTGAACCAGCGGCAGCCGAGGTGATCCTCGAGGAAGGTGTAAACCCCGTACATGGTGCCGCGCAGCCGCCCGCCGGCGATGACCAAGTGCGGCGGGGCGGTGCGAATGACGAAGCCCTCGTCGCCCAGGCCCTCCAAATCCACTTTCTCGCCGATCTCCCGCAGGTGGGCGTTGTCGCCGAGGATGATCTCATGCTCGCCCAGCGTCTCCTCGTCGGTGACGATGGGCAGACGCGCGCCGCAGATCCGCTCCAAGAACATTTGCAGTTCCTGGGCGGCGTGCTTCTCTGACGGCGACGCTGACGCTGAGAGCACGATGCGATAGTCGCTGCGGCCATCATCGGCCAGCAGCAGGCTGGGCGCCGCCGCCGTCGAATGACTCCCAGCACCGGGCGCGACGGCATCGCCGTAAGATGAATCGGTCATGGCGCAACCTCCGTTCGATGGGAGATTCGGCGCCGGCGGGGCGGGGCCTCTTGCGGCGCGGGTACCGGCGCGAGCGCGCGCAGTTCGAGGTTGACCGCACGCGTCAGCGGCTACTGGTGACCTACCGTCCGGGCGGCTTTCTCCAGCGCGTGCGTTGACCTTTTTTTTTCGCCGGGATTCAGGGAGGGCATGAGCGATGTTATCGTGGGAACGCTTGCTTGCCGAGTACCCACCGGAGATGCTCTTCGCCCACGGGCTGAAGATCGCGGGCATCGTCGTGGGCGCGCTGGTGGTCAACTTCCTCGCGGGGCGCGCCCTGCGCCGCCTGGAGCAGCGGGCCGAGCTGGCCGAGTCGGCCAAGGTGCTGGAGGCGCGGCGCGCGGTGACCGTGGTGGGGTTGGCGTCCAGCGTCGTGCGCTGGGTGATCTTCCTGGTGGCGACGATCATGGTGCTGGGGGAGTTGGGCATCAGCGCCGTGCCGGTCCTCGCGGGGGCGGGCATCGTCGGTCTGGCGGTCGGCTTCGGCGCGCAAACCCTGGTGCGCGACATCGTATCCGGGTTCTTCATCATCCTCGAGGGGCAACTCGCGGTCGGCGACAAGGCGGAGATCAACGCCGTGTACGGGGTGGTGGACGAGATCGGCCTGCGCACCACGCGTTTGATCGCGCCCGGCGGCCAGATTCGCTACTTCAGCAACGGCGCCATCGCCAGCATCGTGCGCTATCCCGACGGCGCAGCGCCTTACCTCCTGACCGTGCCGGCCGCCGCGGACAAGGTGGAGGATACGCGCCAGGCGGTGCTCGACATCCTGGCCGACCTCGACCGCGAACAGGAGGTGCTGGCCGCCGCGCCGCAGGCGCGCGCGGTGATCGAGCTGCCCACCTACGGGCGAGTCATTCGTTTCACGGTCGCCGTGCTGCCCAGCGCCAAGGCCATGTTTGAAGCCAAGGCGCCCGCCCGCGTCGCCGCGCTGCTCGCCGAGCGCGGCTTGACGCTCCCCCCGGGCCGCGAAGTGGCGCTGCAAAGCGAAAGCCCGTCAGCGCACAACGGCGACTAGCCTCGACGCACACCACGACCATGAAGATGCATCGCCCCACTTCCCCGGTGCTAACCCCCCGGCTGCTGCCGGCGCTCATCGTCGCGCTGGCGATGGCGTCGCTCGCTTCCGCGACCGCGACGGCCGAGATCCTCGCCCGGCGCATGATCGCGCCCGGGGTGCGCTATACCCTGGAGCAACGTCCGCAGGGGCCGTTCAACATCAACCTCGTCGAGCTTGACCCCAAGGAGCGCTACATTCTCCTCGCCTGCACCGTCGGCGGCGGATCGCCGGTTCGCAGCCCGGTGAGCGCCATCGCGCGTACGCAGTCGAGCGCCACCCGCTACGCCGTCGCCGCCGTCAACGGCGACTACTTCATCATGGGCGGAAACGGCGACGGCACCCTGCTCGGGGTCAACGTCAGCGCGGGGCAGCTCATATCCGCGCGCACCGGACGCTCGGCGCTGGTGGTGATGGAGGACGGCCGCGCGCAGGTGGCGACGCTGCGCTTTGATGCGGGGCTGGAGACCCCCGGTGGCGCCCACGTAGTGATCAAGGCGGTCAATCAGCCGCGGCGGCAGGACGATATCGTCCTCTACACATCATCATTCGGGGCCAGCACCAGGACCGCGGCGAGCGGGCGCGAGGTGGTGCTGGCGGGGATGCCGGAGCCCCTGGCACTGGGGGAAGTGTACCAGGCGGAGGTCATGGCCTCGACTCACGCCGTCGGCAATCTGGCATTGTGGCCCGGGCAGGTGGCGGTGTCCGCCTCGGGCCGGTCGGCCGCGGCGCTGGAGCGGCTGGCGGTGGGCGACACGGTGAAGCTGTCTTTCGACCTGGCGCCGCACCCCCAGGGCAAGATCGTCGAGGCGGTCGGCGGGGGGCCGCGGCTGGTGCGCGACGGCCGGGTGTCGGTGGAATGGAGACAAGAGGACTTCAAGTCGAATCTCGCGCACCAGCGTCACCCGCGCACCGCCGCCGGGGTCAAGCCCGACGGCCACGTTGTGTTGGTGACCGTGGACGG is a genomic window of Armatimonadota bacterium containing:
- a CDS encoding mechanosensitive ion channel domain-containing protein, coding for MLSWERLLAEYPPEMLFAHGLKIAGIVVGALVVNFLAGRALRRLEQRAELAESAKVLEARRAVTVVGLASSVVRWVIFLVATIMVLGELGISAVPVLAGAGIVGLAVGFGAQTLVRDIVSGFFIILEGQLAVGDKAEINAVYGVVDEIGLRTTRLIAPGGQIRYFSNGAIASIVRYPDGAAPYLLTVPAAADKVEDTRQAVLDILADLDREQEVLAAAPQARAVIELPTYGRVIRFTVAVLPSAKAMFEAKAPARVAALLAERGLTLPPGREVALQSESPSAHNGD
- a CDS encoding Rne/Rng family ribonuclease, with translation MTDETKAAPDKPKRASRRRTPKKKAAETTPTPAPAPSRVSKEILVNAGDLETRVAILEDGQLAELYLEREPRIVGNIYQGKIVNVVRGMDAAFADIGTERHAFLSVDDVILRQAEEEIGPASARARATIVEMLKPGQELLLQVVRASMGSKGPRVTTRLALPGRYLVLLMGDGNYVGVSRKIEKEAERVRLRGIAERIRPQNNGLIVRTEAEGRDLRVLRKDAEYLTQVAQRIHARAKDAKAPALLHEDLPLISRIIRDTVSRQVKRIVVDSPEVHADVLELVEFTAPQLKQRVTLHADKLPLFTAHGLEDEIERLLRRRVWLSGGGYISIDETEALTTIDVNSGRLTATGGLDETILRTNLQAADEVGRQLRLRDLGGIIVIDFIDMDKAKHRMRVTQAFEGSLGRDRAKTKVLHLSPLGLVEMTRKRTTGSLARIMTQDCPHCGGTGRLRSPLTVALGIERELARRAVQEPADAFIVRAHRDVAVILVGYGGERAQQTEKTLARPVYVRLAPADHVEHYDLASADARHVAAQISTLKPEEVVTARIISQDVALGDLALAEANGYLIGIETDKQIEAAEVEVRVKEVKNSFAIAEPAAKPPAKKRSARRRGSRGGRRHKGKAKTTAE
- a CDS encoding DUF4838 domain-containing protein — encoded protein: MTDSSYGDAVAPGAGSHSTAAAPSLLLADDGRSDYRIVLSASASPSEKHAAQELQMFLERICGARLPIVTDEETLGEHEIILGDNAHLREIGEKVDLEGLGDEGFVIRTAPPHLVIAGGRLRGTMYGVYTFLEDHLGCRWFTPEVSRIPKLERLEVGDISDRQIPVLEGRDVYFQHAFDADWAARNRVNTGRAVTKEHGAKAEPPWPYALFYLLIPPDKYFASHPEWFSQVDGERTHIGRFQRAQLCLTNEGLIQEAIKIAKAWLREHPQATVISVMQNDGAGGWCECNDCAALEAREGGAHSAPIIYFVNRIAEAIADEHPGVAVSTLAYWYSQRPPKTLKPRPNVIVRMCTNQCCRSHAFANEKCEQNAPLREDLRHWFELTQRIYVWDYVVNFRHYLLPFANLGRLGPNIRFFVNHGVRGIFAQGSGDSPHSDLSPLKAYVLAKLMWNPDCNEERAVDEFLAAYFGAAAQPIRAYLDSLEREIEADDLVRLHLSSFVQAVEASYLTPELLARAARLFDEAERLVADDPERRLRVQAARLSLDYVKLWLAARVHALVSAEDRRLPLGDWYRQAAEEFFSVAERAGVTHIRESSRSESTMDDFRRQLATITRTKEGEDVEIT